One genomic window of Pelagicoccus enzymogenes includes the following:
- a CDS encoding 3-deoxy-7-phosphoheptulonate synthase has product MKNTSDINVTRTDALPTPRQLISEYDKTEAQAEFISQSRDEIHEIIFGGDKRLLVVIGPCSIHDTEAGLEYAKRLAALSEKVKDRICLVMRVYFEKPRTSLGWKGLIMDPDLDGSENIKKGLRVAREFLRKVIDLGLPTSTELLDPITPQYIADLVSWAAIGARTTESQTHRQMASGLSMPLGFKNGMDGTVGVAVNAIKAASGSQTFLGINTDGQASAVTTKGNPNCHVVLRGGSGGPNYDADSVAKCEADLKKAGLIPAIMVDCSHGNSNKDHNRQPIVLDDIMNQIAAGNDSIIGVMVESNLGAGNQKFPVPKEELAYGVSITDACIDWETTETAILSAYEKMGARFAAKK; this is encoded by the coding sequence GTGAAGAATACCTCCGACATAAACGTCACTCGCACCGACGCACTCCCAACGCCTCGTCAACTCATCTCCGAGTACGACAAGACGGAAGCGCAAGCGGAGTTCATTTCGCAATCCCGCGACGAGATCCATGAGATCATTTTCGGCGGCGACAAGCGACTGCTCGTAGTGATCGGCCCTTGCTCGATCCACGACACCGAAGCCGGCCTCGAGTACGCCAAACGCCTCGCCGCCCTGAGCGAAAAGGTCAAGGACCGCATCTGCCTCGTCATGCGCGTCTACTTCGAGAAGCCTCGCACCTCCCTTGGCTGGAAAGGCCTCATCATGGACCCCGACCTCGACGGAAGCGAAAACATCAAGAAGGGCCTTCGCGTCGCTCGCGAATTCCTGCGCAAGGTCATCGACCTCGGCCTGCCGACTTCCACCGAGCTGCTCGACCCCATCACTCCCCAGTACATCGCCGACCTCGTTTCCTGGGCTGCCATCGGAGCTCGCACCACAGAGTCGCAAACGCACCGCCAGATGGCTTCCGGCCTCTCCATGCCACTCGGGTTCAAAAACGGCATGGACGGCACCGTCGGCGTCGCCGTCAATGCAATCAAGGCCGCTAGCGGCTCCCAAACGTTCCTCGGCATCAATACCGACGGGCAAGCGTCCGCCGTCACCACCAAGGGCAACCCCAACTGCCATGTCGTGCTGCGCGGCGGCAGCGGCGGCCCCAACTACGACGCCGACAGCGTTGCCAAGTGCGAGGCCGACCTCAAGAAAGCCGGGCTCATCCCCGCCATCATGGTCGACTGCAGCCACGGCAACAGCAACAAGGACCACAACCGCCAGCCCATCGTGCTCGACGACATCATGAACCAGATCGCCGCAGGCAACGACTCCATCATCGGAGTCATGGTCGAGAGCAACCTCGGAGCGGGCAACCAAAAGTTCCCCGTTCCCAAGGAGGAGCTCGCCTACGGCGTCTCCATCACCGACGCTTGCATCGACTGGGAAACCACCGAAACCGCCATCCTCTCCGCCTACGAGAAGATGGGAGCCCGCTTCGCAGCGAAAAAGTAG
- a CDS encoding YgfZ/GcvT domain-containing protein yields MQKSSFYKYRPSGFVSVSGPDALEFLQGQFSNDLAKMEVGQVVYGLWLNRKGKIVADSFALRQGEERVALLSYFCEGAAIFDRLDAYLIMEDAELEKASEAPLACSVFGDAAQAAACERLGLKLPQLGEFSESEGVVAFWGRRGGVSSLELVGIDTSGSVCIERLDALISESGVESLSCNDLDAFAIEGRVPQIGKGFGDSDLPQELGLEVDAVSFRKGCYLGQEVMARLHAMGRVRKGLRVVSIENVDTASGLALPVDLLDEAGKRQGSLRSVAYSKSGGVVGLAVVSSGFSGRSLAAGDLLVELQESEEGR; encoded by the coding sequence ATGCAAAAATCTTCTTTTTATAAGTACCGACCGAGCGGATTCGTAAGCGTCAGCGGTCCCGATGCCTTGGAGTTCTTGCAAGGCCAGTTTTCGAACGATCTCGCAAAAATGGAAGTGGGGCAGGTTGTCTACGGATTGTGGCTGAACCGGAAGGGGAAGATCGTGGCGGACAGCTTCGCATTGCGGCAGGGCGAGGAGCGAGTGGCCTTGTTGAGCTATTTTTGCGAAGGGGCCGCTATATTCGATCGTTTGGATGCTTACTTGATTATGGAAGATGCGGAGCTGGAAAAGGCCAGCGAAGCTCCGTTGGCCTGCAGCGTTTTTGGGGATGCAGCTCAAGCTGCCGCATGCGAGCGCTTGGGTCTGAAACTGCCGCAATTGGGGGAGTTTTCGGAGTCAGAAGGCGTAGTTGCCTTCTGGGGACGTAGAGGAGGCGTTTCTTCCTTGGAATTGGTGGGCATCGATACGTCAGGTTCGGTCTGTATCGAGAGATTGGATGCGCTCATTTCTGAGTCGGGCGTCGAATCGCTTTCATGCAATGACTTGGATGCGTTTGCGATCGAGGGAAGGGTGCCGCAGATCGGAAAGGGCTTTGGTGATTCTGATTTGCCGCAGGAGCTCGGCCTGGAGGTGGATGCGGTCTCGTTTCGCAAGGGCTGTTACCTCGGGCAGGAAGTTATGGCTCGATTGCACGCTATGGGGAGAGTGCGAAAGGGGTTGCGAGTCGTGAGTATTGAAAATGTCGATACTGCATCCGGTTTAGCGCTTCCAGTAGACTTGCTGGATGAAGCCGGAAAGCGGCAAGGTAGTTTGAGGTCGGTTGCGTATTCGAAGTCTGGAGGCGTTGTCGGACTTGCGGTGGTCAGCTCTGGGTTTAGCGGCCGGTCGCTGGCTGCGGGCGACTTGTTGGTGGAGCTTCAGGAGAGCGAGGAGGGGAGATAA
- a CDS encoding HU family DNA-binding protein, with the protein MNKSELIAEIQKNLGDSSKAEAEKALGAVLSSIKTAVKKAAKEVKIRDKDSKDAVAIQLVGFGTFSVGKRSARTGINPLTKEPLKIKASKNVKFKAGAGLKEQL; encoded by the coding sequence ATGAATAAATCTGAACTTATTGCCGAAATCCAAAAGAATCTAGGAGACTCCTCCAAGGCTGAAGCTGAAAAGGCTTTGGGCGCTGTGTTGTCCTCTATCAAGACTGCCGTTAAGAAGGCAGCGAAGGAAGTTAAGATCCGCGACAAGGATTCCAAGGATGCAGTTGCCATCCAGCTCGTCGGTTTCGGTACGTTCTCCGTAGGCAAGCGCTCTGCTCGCACCGGTATCAATCCGCTCACCAAGGAGCCTCTCAAGATCAAGGCCAGCAAGAACGTCAAGTTCAAGGCTGGCGCTGGCTTGAAGGAGCAGCTCTAA
- a CDS encoding prepilin peptidase yields MDTLHFIEADFPWFLSSFAFVMGAIVGSFLNVCIYRIPAGKSVVSPGSTCACGQAIKWFDNIPILSWFILRGRARCCGAAYSFRYPFVEALTGFLFLAAWLSQSPFKALCLMLFAAMLVCASFIDFDHMEIPDRFSIGLAVIGFAISVLVPELHDIPRSQFASASVQSVFESALGILIGSGTILWIGLLAESILRKEAMGFGDVKLLGGIGAFLGWQGAIFSIFGGALIGCLGMLVWSIVRKLRPQPETPHQRANTSEENEEELQGHIPFGPMLASGALLYAFLLESPVLTYFAQFEELFRQISQG; encoded by the coding sequence ATGGATACACTGCACTTTATCGAAGCGGATTTCCCATGGTTCCTGTCTAGCTTCGCATTCGTAATGGGAGCCATTGTCGGAAGCTTCCTCAACGTATGCATCTATCGAATACCAGCCGGAAAGTCAGTCGTCAGCCCAGGATCAACTTGCGCCTGCGGACAAGCGATCAAATGGTTCGATAACATCCCCATCCTAAGCTGGTTCATCCTCCGCGGACGAGCGCGCTGTTGCGGAGCTGCCTACAGTTTTCGCTATCCCTTCGTCGAAGCGCTCACTGGCTTTCTCTTCCTCGCAGCCTGGCTTTCGCAGTCTCCCTTCAAAGCCCTCTGCCTGATGCTTTTTGCGGCCATGCTCGTCTGCGCCAGCTTTATCGACTTCGATCATATGGAAATACCGGATCGCTTTTCGATCGGGCTTGCCGTGATTGGCTTCGCCATTTCCGTATTGGTTCCCGAACTACACGATATCCCACGCAGCCAGTTCGCTTCCGCCAGCGTGCAATCGGTATTCGAATCAGCCCTCGGCATCCTTATCGGATCCGGCACCATCCTTTGGATCGGGTTGCTCGCGGAATCAATCCTGCGCAAGGAGGCCATGGGCTTTGGCGACGTGAAATTGCTAGGCGGCATCGGAGCTTTTCTCGGCTGGCAAGGCGCCATCTTTTCCATTTTCGGAGGCGCCTTGATCGGATGCCTAGGCATGTTGGTCTGGAGCATCGTCAGGAAACTTCGCCCGCAACCAGAAACGCCGCATCAAAGAGCGAACACTTCGGAGGAAAACGAAGAAGAACTCCAAGGCCACATCCCCTTCGGCCCCATGCTCGCCAGCGGAGCCTTGCTCTACGCGTTCCTTCTGGAGTCTCCAGTGCTCACATATTTCGCCCAGTTCGAGGAGCTGTTCCGACAAATATCACAAGGCTGA
- the aroE gene encoding shikimate dehydrogenase, whose translation MPSYSADETYTLDDLPLWDFPGTSLAVLGQPVRHSISPQMHNAALAKLAETRPELANWRYFRFEIQPEQLLEALPLFHQKGFAGLNLTVPHKEIAFPAVQGIDPAAQPIGAVNTLKRHDSGYAGYNTDGYGLAQGIRIQLGRSIQGSDFVLLGAGGAARAAAIQALQSACARLTIVNRNQDRLSRLISELQPIADQANIPLLSLSPATLDVLPSGCLLVNATSLGLKPDDPTPIPVEKLPENASCFDMIYNPPSTALMKAVAEKGGQTGNGLAMLVHQGAKSLSIWTATEAPADTMQKAAERALASH comes from the coding sequence ATGCCCAGCTACTCAGCCGACGAAACCTACACACTTGACGATCTGCCACTCTGGGACTTTCCCGGCACCAGCCTCGCTGTATTGGGACAACCAGTACGCCACTCCATAAGCCCGCAGATGCACAACGCTGCTCTCGCGAAACTCGCCGAGACGCGCCCCGAACTCGCCAACTGGAGGTACTTCCGCTTCGAGATTCAGCCCGAACAACTGCTGGAGGCTCTACCGCTTTTTCACCAGAAAGGATTCGCCGGACTTAATCTCACCGTGCCCCACAAGGAAATCGCATTCCCAGCCGTGCAAGGAATCGATCCGGCCGCCCAACCCATCGGAGCAGTCAACACCCTTAAGCGACACGATAGCGGCTACGCTGGCTACAACACCGACGGTTACGGGCTCGCCCAAGGAATTCGGATTCAGCTCGGACGCTCCATCCAAGGATCCGACTTCGTGCTGCTCGGAGCAGGCGGAGCAGCCCGGGCAGCCGCCATCCAAGCCCTGCAATCCGCTTGCGCTCGCCTGACCATCGTCAATCGAAACCAAGACCGCCTCAGTCGACTCATTTCCGAACTCCAGCCGATCGCCGACCAAGCCAACATCCCCCTCCTCAGCCTCTCGCCCGCGACCTTGGATGTCCTCCCATCCGGATGCCTGCTCGTCAACGCCACTTCACTCGGACTCAAGCCCGACGACCCCACGCCGATACCCGTTGAAAAGCTGCCCGAAAATGCGAGCTGCTTCGACATGATCTACAACCCACCCAGTACAGCGCTCATGAAAGCCGTGGCCGAAAAAGGCGGCCAAACCGGCAACGGCCTCGCCATGCTTGTACACCAAGGCGCGAAATCGCTCTCCATTTGGACCGCTACCGAAGCGCCAGCTGACACGATGCAAAAAGCGGCAGAACGAGCTCTCGCCAGCCACTAG
- a CDS encoding transglutaminase family protein codes for MATLQDVPPIDLTTERRDAFRGLLDDPSPVVQKALVHELSKIGPAACAFLEEIVSGSNRMLALHAKRILKEVENANPSEEFRKFIRSQNYELETGAIMLCRVAYPEVTPAEICTQIDSIADRCRELIANPISPRERCVMINRVLFHEFGFRGNAEDYENPDNSFLNRVLETKKGLPISLSILYLLVAQRVGADLDPIAYPGHFLVGSFEEDLPFYIDTFKRGRFIAPGQLLDYSSGYLSVSQLGNLAPSPIREVLTRCCQNLANHYGAIGQESQSKLFASFVHDFQTAHSASHSK; via the coding sequence ATGGCCACACTCCAAGATGTGCCACCTATCGACCTGACAACAGAAAGACGTGACGCGTTCAGAGGCCTGCTCGACGACCCGAGCCCCGTCGTTCAAAAAGCTCTCGTCCACGAACTTTCAAAGATAGGCCCCGCGGCATGCGCCTTTCTCGAGGAGATCGTAAGCGGCAGCAACCGGATGCTAGCCCTCCACGCCAAACGCATTCTAAAAGAGGTCGAGAACGCCAACCCGAGCGAGGAATTCCGCAAATTCATCCGCTCCCAAAACTACGAGCTGGAGACGGGGGCCATCATGCTTTGCCGCGTGGCATACCCAGAAGTCACTCCTGCTGAGATTTGCACTCAGATCGATTCCATCGCCGACCGCTGCCGCGAGCTCATCGCCAACCCGATTTCGCCTCGGGAGCGTTGCGTGATGATCAACCGCGTGCTTTTTCACGAGTTCGGGTTTCGCGGAAATGCCGAGGACTACGAAAATCCCGACAACAGCTTCCTCAACCGCGTCCTGGAAACCAAGAAAGGGCTGCCAATTTCCCTCTCCATCCTCTACCTCCTCGTCGCTCAACGCGTGGGCGCCGATCTCGATCCCATCGCCTATCCCGGACACTTCCTGGTCGGCTCCTTCGAAGAGGATCTCCCCTTTTACATAGACACGTTCAAACGCGGTCGCTTCATCGCGCCCGGCCAACTGCTCGACTACTCCAGCGGCTACCTGTCCGTCTCCCAACTCGGCAACCTCGCCCCCAGCCCAATCCGCGAGGTACTCACCCGCTGCTGCCAAAACTTGGCCAACCACTACGGCGCCATCGGGCAGGAAAGCCAATCCAAGCTCTTCGCAAGCTTCGTTCATGACTTCCAGACAGCTCACAGCGCCTCGCACAGCAAGTAG
- a CDS encoding response regulator yields MQSGPKGAILIIDDEEGIRAVLQAILSSIDFPTVEASDAKTALATLAENKDSIQACMLDMNLEDSYGEDLYDKLKAISPDLKVFAMSGIFGEEIKERLGDREISGLISKPFSTVQLIETVQAGLES; encoded by the coding sequence ATGCAATCGGGACCTAAGGGAGCAATTTTGATAATCGACGACGAGGAAGGCATCCGCGCCGTCTTGCAGGCTATCCTAAGCAGCATCGACTTCCCGACTGTCGAAGCGTCTGACGCGAAAACGGCCTTGGCCACCTTGGCGGAAAACAAAGACTCCATCCAAGCCTGCATGCTCGACATGAACTTGGAGGACAGCTACGGCGAGGACCTCTACGATAAGCTGAAAGCAATCTCCCCCGATCTTAAGGTGTTCGCCATGAGCGGCATCTTCGGCGAGGAGATCAAGGAACGATTGGGGGACCGGGAAATTTCCGGGCTGATATCGAAGCCTTTTTCGACAGTCCAGCTGATCGAGACCGTTCAAGCAGGGCTCGAAAGCTGA
- a CDS encoding TVP38/TMEM64 family protein encodes MKGLRFKLAVIVALSLLAVVGGAVLWRYREFVNREQLMALVESFAAMGPWVFFSLMAVLPLFWMPLSPFLILAPAFGIETAIFGSACALSFNVVISWFVSGKWFRPIFERVVNRFGYSVPDIPAKRMVGFALLLRITPGMPFPLQNYLLGLARMPLGQYLAVSLPIIWIISSSLIVLGESIMSGNGRLALLGIFLAVLVALAFRYWRSRLEAKTSLQNGDAEA; translated from the coding sequence ATGAAGGGGCTTCGGTTCAAGTTAGCTGTGATCGTGGCGTTGTCGCTTTTGGCAGTCGTCGGCGGAGCCGTGCTCTGGCGTTATCGGGAGTTTGTGAATCGTGAGCAGCTGATGGCTCTGGTTGAGTCGTTTGCAGCGATGGGGCCATGGGTGTTCTTCAGCCTCATGGCGGTGCTGCCGCTCTTTTGGATGCCGCTGTCTCCGTTCCTGATTTTGGCGCCCGCTTTCGGAATTGAAACGGCGATCTTTGGCTCGGCCTGTGCCCTGTCTTTCAATGTCGTGATTTCGTGGTTTGTATCCGGAAAATGGTTTCGTCCGATCTTCGAGCGGGTGGTGAACCGTTTTGGCTACTCCGTTCCGGACATTCCCGCTAAGCGCATGGTGGGCTTTGCCTTGTTGTTGCGCATAACGCCGGGTATGCCGTTCCCCTTGCAGAACTACTTGCTGGGCTTGGCCCGCATGCCTCTGGGACAGTATTTGGCGGTTTCGCTGCCGATTATTTGGATCATCTCCTCCAGCCTTATCGTTTTAGGTGAGTCGATCATGAGCGGCAATGGACGGCTCGCTCTCTTGGGAATCTTTTTGGCTGTTCTAGTAGCCTTGGCTTTCCGCTACTGGAGAAGTCGCTTGGAAGCGAAGACGAGTTTGCAAAATGGCGACGCGGAAGCTTGA
- the xseA gene encoding exodeoxyribonuclease VII large subunit, whose amino-acid sequence MATRKLEDLFDDVPRVSVTKYTAAIKKTLEGRIPPAWVIGEISNLRSQSSGHLYFSLKDPGAQVPAVMFRAQASRLGFTPREGMQVLAFGEISVYEPHGRYQLVVRELQESGQGRLFQEFERLKKKLADEGLFDADRKRALPLLPLRVAIVTSPTGAALQDFMRILKRRNWGGCLHVFPAKVQGAGSAREIEAAIRYVNELGGYDLLVIARGGGSIEDLWSFNEEGVARAVFESLIPVVSAVGHEIDFTLGDFAADVRAETPSAAAEMISSAYIETMDRLEVARVGLGEALQEGVLEYRRELDRLARSLNAVSPVSALERAFLRLDELSARFGAAFRSAVYERRNELREAERRLREQDVANRISRLRERLDRAGRRLERGMAEQVTGLRSRLDLAGATLRAISPQATLKRGYAILEDEQGRPMGSVASVGKGTKLKASLSDGRLSLTVDDVERGEEA is encoded by the coding sequence ATGGCGACGCGGAAGCTTGAGGACTTGTTTGACGACGTGCCGCGGGTTTCGGTCACGAAGTATACGGCGGCGATCAAGAAGACGCTGGAAGGACGCATCCCTCCTGCCTGGGTAATTGGCGAAATTTCCAATCTTCGCAGCCAGAGTTCCGGACACCTGTACTTTTCCCTGAAGGATCCGGGGGCTCAGGTTCCTGCGGTGATGTTTCGGGCTCAGGCTTCGCGTTTAGGTTTTACTCCTAGGGAAGGAATGCAGGTCTTGGCGTTTGGAGAGATCAGTGTTTACGAGCCGCATGGACGTTACCAGCTGGTGGTGCGAGAACTGCAGGAGAGTGGCCAAGGACGGCTTTTCCAGGAGTTCGAGCGCTTGAAGAAAAAGTTGGCGGACGAGGGCTTGTTCGATGCGGATCGCAAGCGAGCCTTGCCGCTCTTGCCGCTCCGGGTCGCGATCGTGACGTCTCCTACGGGAGCAGCCTTGCAGGACTTCATGCGAATCTTGAAGCGGCGGAATTGGGGCGGTTGTTTGCATGTGTTTCCAGCAAAGGTTCAAGGGGCGGGATCCGCTCGGGAAATCGAAGCTGCCATACGGTATGTGAACGAGCTGGGCGGCTACGACCTGCTGGTGATCGCTCGCGGCGGAGGGAGTATCGAGGACCTCTGGTCGTTTAACGAGGAAGGGGTGGCTCGGGCTGTATTTGAAAGTTTGATACCGGTAGTGTCGGCGGTGGGGCACGAGATCGATTTTACGCTGGGCGATTTTGCGGCGGACGTGCGGGCGGAAACGCCCTCCGCGGCTGCGGAGATGATCAGTAGCGCCTATATCGAAACCATGGATCGACTCGAAGTCGCTCGAGTGGGGTTGGGAGAGGCCTTACAGGAAGGGGTGCTGGAGTATCGGCGGGAGTTGGATCGATTGGCTCGGAGCCTCAACGCGGTTTCGCCGGTGTCGGCTCTGGAGCGGGCTTTTTTGCGCCTGGATGAATTGAGCGCCCGTTTTGGCGCTGCGTTTCGCTCGGCGGTTTACGAGCGAAGAAATGAGTTGCGGGAGGCGGAGCGGCGTTTGCGTGAGCAGGACGTGGCAAATCGGATTTCGCGTTTGCGCGAGCGGCTCGACCGGGCGGGACGGCGGCTGGAACGTGGAATGGCTGAGCAAGTTACCGGCTTGCGTTCTCGCTTGGATCTAGCGGGGGCAACGTTGCGAGCGATCAGCCCTCAGGCTACGTTGAAACGTGGTTATGCCATTTTGGAAGATGAGCAAGGCAGGCCGATGGGGTCCGTCGCGTCCGTTGGCAAGGGAACGAAACTCAAGGCTTCGCTGAGCGACGGTCGCTTGTCGCTTACTGTCGACGACGTGGAGCGGGGGGAGGAGGCCTAG
- a CDS encoding glycine zipper domain-containing protein, producing the protein MEKNIASATRLLARVSIGLALVLFLQGCASQSYQTVPRSTSGKIQQVNSGTVVATRSVVIEGEAGYLGRTSGAIMGSAIGQTAGDGTGRTLAAAGGAVVGGIVGGMVEKELSKKQAQELTVDLDDGHTVVVVQETKDIGFVEGDRVSVTHTPSGEAHVAHAHYETDGVY; encoded by the coding sequence ATGGAAAAGAACATCGCTAGTGCGACGCGTCTTTTAGCGCGTGTTTCGATAGGCTTGGCTTTGGTTCTGTTTTTGCAGGGCTGCGCTTCCCAATCCTATCAGACTGTTCCTCGCTCGACATCCGGAAAGATACAGCAGGTGAATAGCGGAACGGTTGTGGCGACACGATCGGTCGTGATCGAAGGGGAGGCCGGTTATTTGGGTCGAACTAGCGGCGCGATCATGGGCTCCGCAATTGGCCAGACTGCCGGTGATGGTACGGGACGAACCTTGGCGGCTGCAGGTGGGGCTGTGGTCGGCGGAATCGTAGGAGGAATGGTGGAGAAGGAGCTTAGCAAGAAGCAAGCTCAGGAGTTGACGGTAGATTTGGACGATGGCCACACGGTGGTGGTTGTCCAGGAAACCAAAGACATCGGATTCGTGGAAGGAGATCGTGTCAGCGTAACGCACACGCCCTCCGGCGAGGCTCACGTGGCTCACGCTCACTACGAAACGGACGGTGTCTACTGA
- a CDS encoding peroxiredoxin, whose amino-acid sequence MSLNVGDEAPDFCLESTGGGTVSLEELKGRPFVLYFYPKDFTSVCTKQACSFRDQFSHLRGLDVSVFGVSRDNLDTHVRFKKEHGLNFELLADADGEVTRAYKARLPFVGIPKRVTYLIGADQKIAAVHDELLGSDSHVTAVLRALQP is encoded by the coding sequence ATGAGCTTGAACGTTGGCGACGAAGCCCCGGATTTTTGTTTGGAGAGCACGGGGGGAGGAACGGTCTCCCTAGAGGAGCTTAAGGGCAGACCCTTCGTGCTTTATTTCTATCCGAAGGATTTTACCTCGGTTTGCACGAAGCAGGCTTGCTCGTTCAGGGATCAGTTTTCGCATTTGAGAGGTTTGGATGTTTCTGTTTTTGGGGTGAGTCGTGACAACTTGGATACGCACGTGCGGTTCAAGAAGGAGCATGGTCTAAACTTCGAATTGCTGGCGGATGCCGACGGTGAGGTCACTCGGGCTTACAAGGCTCGGCTGCCTTTTGTGGGAATCCCCAAACGCGTGACCTACCTGATCGGAGCGGATCAAAAGATAGCGGCGGTGCACGATGAGCTTTTGGGTTCGGATTCCCATGTCACCGCCGTGTTGCGTGCGCTTCAACCTTGA
- a CDS encoding beta-N-acetylhexosaminidase, producing the protein MHLLPQPKSTTPLEGSLVDSPSDPSVQISSSAPKNGYRLTISPNSIAISAASEEAAFYAKATLAQILVQHPQGVLPCLEIEDWPDLEVRGYMLDISRCKVPTQASLYELVDLLASLKYNQLQLYTEHTFAYRDHERVWANASPLSPEDILDLDAYCRERFIELVPNQNSFGHMERWLRHPEYHHLAESPDGFEHPISGWKKYGSTLKPTPESADFVDSLFAELLPNFTSKNVNVGGDEPWELGQGYSKSAVEAQGKTRVYLEHLLRIQKKVQARGYRMQFWGDIIINQPELAAELGPDITALLWGYEVNHPFEAHCQAMHAAGAKFVVVPGTSTWNSIGGRLYTALPNIDQAAENAHRHCAAGLLLTDWGDNGHHQSHLLSVLPILQAAERAWNCNAETTPSLKDAAVKLIPEPLSDSEYASVVALSDIANGFSTYLHNQSWLNKILFATAETYSKLASQLDKGELERAHAALNQSAASGEIELARELLAYAARKGLSLLKGQLPPSLPLEAIERFKTFWLTRNRPGGLEESVSHFPTA; encoded by the coding sequence ATGCACCTTCTCCCACAGCCCAAATCAACCACTCCCCTGGAAGGCTCCCTAGTTGACAGCCCTTCCGATCCTAGCGTCCAAATATCCTCTTCCGCTCCAAAAAACGGATACCGCCTTACAATTAGCCCCAATAGCATCGCAATCTCGGCCGCCAGCGAAGAAGCCGCCTTTTACGCGAAAGCCACCCTCGCCCAAATCCTTGTTCAGCATCCTCAAGGCGTCCTCCCTTGCCTCGAAATCGAAGACTGGCCCGACTTAGAAGTCCGTGGCTACATGCTCGACATCTCCCGCTGCAAGGTCCCTACCCAAGCCTCGCTCTACGAACTGGTCGACCTCCTGGCCTCCCTCAAGTACAACCAGCTGCAACTCTACACCGAACATACCTTCGCCTACCGCGATCACGAGCGCGTCTGGGCAAACGCCTCTCCGCTCTCACCCGAAGACATCCTAGACCTCGACGCTTATTGCCGCGAACGCTTCATCGAACTCGTTCCCAACCAGAACAGCTTCGGCCACATGGAGCGATGGCTGCGTCACCCGGAATACCACCACCTCGCCGAAAGCCCGGACGGCTTCGAACACCCCATCTCCGGCTGGAAAAAATACGGCAGCACCCTCAAGCCCACGCCCGAGTCCGCCGATTTCGTCGACTCGCTTTTCGCCGAGCTCCTGCCAAATTTCACAAGTAAAAACGTGAACGTAGGCGGCGACGAGCCTTGGGAACTCGGGCAAGGCTACTCAAAGTCTGCCGTCGAAGCGCAGGGCAAAACCCGCGTCTACCTCGAGCACCTCCTGCGTATCCAAAAAAAGGTACAAGCCCGCGGCTACCGCATGCAGTTCTGGGGAGACATTATCATCAATCAGCCCGAGCTCGCCGCAGAACTTGGTCCCGACATCACCGCCCTGCTCTGGGGCTACGAGGTCAACCACCCTTTCGAAGCCCACTGCCAAGCCATGCATGCCGCCGGAGCGAAGTTCGTAGTCGTCCCCGGAACCTCCACCTGGAACAGTATCGGCGGACGCCTCTACACCGCATTGCCCAACATCGACCAAGCCGCCGAAAACGCTCACCGCCATTGCGCCGCCGGCCTGCTCCTGACCGACTGGGGCGACAACGGCCACCACCAATCCCACTTGCTCAGCGTCCTTCCCATTTTGCAAGCCGCCGAGCGAGCCTGGAATTGCAACGCCGAAACCACGCCTTCGTTGAAGGATGCTGCGGTCAAACTGATCCCCGAACCGCTATCGGATTCTGAATACGCCTCAGTCGTTGCCTTAAGCGACATCGCAAATGGTTTCTCGACCTACTTACATAATCAAAGCTGGTTGAACAAAATCCTCTTCGCCACTGCCGAGACCTACTCGAAACTCGCCAGCCAGCTCGATAAAGGCGAACTGGAACGCGCCCATGCTGCCCTCAACCAATCAGCAGCAAGCGGAGAAATCGAGCTCGCCCGCGAACTTCTCGCCTACGCAGCTCGCAAGGGCTTGTCTCTTCTAAAAGGTCAATTACCGCCCTCCTTGCCACTTGAAGCGATTGAGAGATTCAAAACATTTTGGCTGACGCGAAACCGACCGGGGGGCTTGGAGGAAAGCGTCTCCCATTTCCCCACCGCTTGA